In a single window of the Amycolatopsis sp. cg5 genome:
- a CDS encoding MarR family winged helix-turn-helix transcriptional regulator — protein sequence MSDAAQVWQRMRTVVLEQHDRRHAVCEALGMSFIKIKALGYIAKGPMTLTELTERLVTDRPYTTLVVDDLERRGLAERTVHPDDRRRKIVSITPAGLKDAERARLIVGAPPEPLLALSPTELETLDRILGKLVEPPG from the coding sequence ATGAGCGACGCGGCACAGGTCTGGCAGCGCATGCGCACCGTCGTACTCGAGCAGCACGACCGACGCCACGCCGTCTGCGAAGCGCTCGGCATGAGCTTCATCAAGATCAAGGCCTTGGGCTACATCGCCAAAGGCCCCATGACGTTGACCGAGCTGACCGAGCGCCTGGTCACCGACCGGCCGTACACGACACTGGTCGTCGACGACCTCGAGCGCCGCGGCCTGGCCGAGCGCACCGTCCACCCGGACGACCGCCGCCGCAAGATCGTCTCCATCACGCCTGCCGGACTCAAGGACGCCGAACGGGCCCGGCTGATCGTCGGTGCGCCACCCGAGCCTCTGCTCGCCCTCTCCCCCACTGAACTCGAAACCCTTGACCGCATCCTCGGGAAGCTTGTGGAACCCCCGGGATAA
- a CDS encoding PLP-dependent aminotransferase family protein, with protein MEESWVNSVDLHLALSASGSKRAKLIEALREAVGRLPAGTRLPPYRSLATDLGIARNTVADAYAELVAEGRLTARQGSGTRVAQRAVPVKPVRLPKKSPAPQTVHNLRQGQPDAASFPRTDWLASARRALTAAPSEAFGPGDPRGRIELRVALADYLGRARGVRTSPDRVVVCSGFAHALRLLFPQVLTGPLSVESYGLPFHWSLLPRAFPLPLDEHGARVGEATTKTVLLTPAHQFPTGGPLHHERRAEVVARGGLVIEDDYDGEFRYDRQPVGAVQGLDPERVLYIGSASKSLSPALRLGWMVLPEHLVEKVVAAKGEREAWASVPDQLTLADFITSGAYDRHIRRMRLRYRRRRDQLVGALAPHIEVTGISAGLHAVLRLPEGTEASVVKAAAWQGIALDGLAAFRHPDATMPAFDGLVVGYSTPPDHAYGAALEALCRALP; from the coding sequence ATGGAAGAATCATGGGTCAATTCGGTCGACCTGCACCTGGCGCTCTCGGCGTCCGGCAGCAAGCGCGCGAAGCTCATCGAGGCGCTGCGCGAGGCCGTCGGGAGGCTGCCCGCCGGCACCCGGTTGCCGCCGTACCGGTCGCTGGCCACGGACCTCGGCATCGCGCGCAACACGGTCGCCGACGCGTACGCGGAGCTGGTCGCGGAGGGCAGATTGACCGCGCGCCAGGGTTCCGGCACCCGGGTCGCCCAGCGCGCCGTGCCGGTCAAACCCGTGCGGCTGCCCAAGAAATCGCCTGCTCCCCAGACCGTGCACAACCTGCGCCAGGGTCAGCCGGACGCCGCCTCGTTCCCGCGCACGGACTGGCTCGCGTCCGCGCGCCGGGCGTTGACCGCCGCGCCGTCGGAGGCGTTCGGGCCGGGTGATCCGCGTGGCCGGATCGAATTACGTGTGGCGCTGGCCGACTACCTCGGGCGGGCGCGCGGGGTGCGGACGTCGCCGGACCGCGTCGTGGTGTGCTCGGGGTTCGCGCACGCGCTCAGGCTGCTCTTCCCGCAGGTGCTGACGGGCCCGCTGTCCGTCGAGTCGTACGGCCTGCCGTTCCACTGGTCGTTGCTGCCGCGCGCTTTCCCGCTGCCGCTGGACGAACACGGCGCGCGGGTCGGCGAAGCGACCACGAAGACGGTGCTGCTGACGCCCGCGCACCAGTTCCCGACCGGCGGCCCGCTGCACCACGAGCGGCGGGCCGAGGTCGTCGCCAGGGGCGGGCTGGTCATCGAAGATGACTACGACGGTGAGTTCCGCTACGACCGCCAGCCCGTCGGCGCCGTGCAGGGCCTCGACCCCGAGCGCGTGCTGTACATCGGCTCCGCGAGCAAGAGCCTGTCACCGGCGCTGCGTCTCGGATGGATGGTCCTACCCGAGCATCTCGTCGAGAAGGTCGTTGCGGCGAAAGGAGAACGCGAGGCCTGGGCGAGCGTGCCCGATCAGCTGACGCTGGCCGACTTCATCACCTCGGGAGCCTACGACCGGCACATCCGGCGGATGCGCCTGCGATACCGGCGGCGCCGCGATCAGCTCGTCGGCGCGCTCGCGCCGCACATCGAGGTCACCGGGATCTCGGCCGGGCTGCACGCGGTGCTCCGGCTGCCGGAGGGCACGGAGGCCTCGGTGGTGAAAGCCGCGGCGTGGCAAGGGATCGCGCTCGACGGGCTGGCCGCGTTCCGGCATCCGGATGCGACGATGCCCGCGTTCGACGGACTCGTCGTCGGCTACTCGACTCCACCGGATCACGCTTATGGCGCAGCGCTGGAAGCACTGTGCCGGGCCCTTCCTTGA
- a CDS encoding sugar ABC transporter substrate-binding protein, translating to MTSGRRRARRVLGSLLLTGLLTLTSACGDSEADSAGKTVLTWWDYFGYSPSADNAVKNLIARYEKSHPNVTVSRTVVRFGDFRAKLQEAAKNGTFPDLAAIDNADVPVFAKQGVLTDLTSRVQMWDALKEYLDPVVQSVQVNKQFYGVPFRSNTTALWYNKDHFAAAGVTEPPKTWDELVASARKLTNGDHAGLCFSAAANEEGTFTFLPLLWQAGGDLRGLGDKASVTALNLVDKLINQDKSVPKSMLHSGQSDIGREFGAGRCSMMINGPWVLSSVEQAKFGWDVALWPTGSGGNSASPLGGEVLAVGKGSAHVEEAWDVARWIADPRNSWAELGKGLSGIPNRKDTVTDQAWAWSPIIPVFAHQMLSARARGSYGDKYAQVSQVVWLMEQEVLAHARPPREAAAAAGAQVKPLLG from the coding sequence ATGACCAGTGGAAGACGCCGCGCCCGCCGCGTGCTGGGATCCTTGCTGCTGACGGGTTTGCTGACGCTGACCTCGGCGTGCGGCGACTCCGAAGCCGACTCGGCAGGCAAGACGGTGTTGACCTGGTGGGACTATTTCGGCTATTCGCCCAGCGCCGACAACGCGGTGAAGAACTTGATCGCGCGGTACGAAAAAAGTCACCCGAATGTGACCGTCAGCCGGACCGTCGTCCGATTCGGTGATTTCCGCGCGAAACTTCAGGAAGCCGCCAAGAACGGCACATTCCCCGATCTCGCCGCGATCGACAACGCGGACGTGCCGGTGTTCGCGAAACAGGGCGTGCTGACGGATTTGACTTCGCGCGTGCAGATGTGGGACGCGCTCAAGGAGTACCTCGACCCGGTCGTCCAGAGTGTCCAGGTGAACAAGCAGTTCTACGGCGTCCCGTTCCGCAGCAACACCACCGCGCTCTGGTACAACAAGGACCACTTCGCCGCCGCCGGTGTCACCGAGCCGCCGAAGACCTGGGACGAACTCGTGGCGAGCGCACGCAAACTGACCAACGGCGACCACGCGGGACTGTGTTTTTCGGCCGCGGCCAACGAAGAAGGCACGTTCACCTTCCTGCCGTTGCTGTGGCAGGCGGGCGGCGACCTCCGCGGCCTCGGCGACAAGGCGAGCGTGACCGCGCTGAACCTGGTGGACAAGCTGATCAACCAGGACAAGAGCGTCCCGAAGTCCATGCTCCACTCCGGCCAGTCCGACATCGGCCGCGAGTTCGGCGCGGGCCGCTGCTCGATGATGATCAACGGCCCGTGGGTGCTCAGTTCGGTCGAGCAGGCCAAGTTCGGCTGGGACGTCGCGCTGTGGCCGACCGGCTCCGGTGGCAACTCGGCCTCCCCGCTCGGCGGCGAGGTGCTCGCCGTCGGCAAGGGCAGCGCGCACGTCGAAGAGGCGTGGGACGTGGCCAGGTGGATCGCCGACCCGCGGAACAGCTGGGCCGAGCTGGGGAAGGGACTGTCCGGCATCCCCAACCGCAAGGACACGGTCACCGACCAGGCCTGGGCGTGGAGCCCGATCATCCCGGTGTTCGCGCACCAGATGCTCAGCGCGCGGGCCCGCGGCAGTTACGGCGACAAGTACGCCCAGGTCTCGCAGGTGGTGTGGCTCATGGAGCAGGAAGTGCTGGCGCACGCCCGGCCGCCGCGGGAAGCCGCGGCGGCCGCGGGCGCGCAGGTGAAACCGCTGCTCGGTTAG
- a CDS encoding FecCD family ABC transporter permease encodes MGVISVRRFGALLAALAVLALVSLLSLWIGSKGIPFGSTLSVLLHNDGSPDAVIIHDLRVPRMLLGILVGAALGLAGSVLQAMTGNPLADPGLFGINAGASAAVVSGIAFAGVASVSGYVWFAFAGAGLAALLVYGAGSAGGGVTPDRILLAGAAVTAVLIAYVSALLMLNTATFNQFRFWSVGSLANRRMDVVVALAPFIVAGIVLALCLARPFNVLALGDQHGRALGVRVGRTKALGVVAVTVLCGAATAAAGPIAFVGLAVPRIARLLVGPDQRWVFPLSAVLAPALLLLADIVGRVLIAPEELQVAIVTAFLGAPVFIALVRR; translated from the coding sequence ATGGGCGTGATCTCAGTCCGCCGGTTCGGAGCGCTGCTGGCCGCACTGGCGGTCCTCGCGCTGGTATCCCTGCTCAGCCTCTGGATCGGGTCGAAGGGCATCCCGTTCGGCTCGACCCTCTCGGTGCTGCTGCACAACGACGGGTCGCCGGACGCGGTGATCATCCACGACCTGCGGGTGCCGAGGATGCTGCTCGGGATACTCGTCGGCGCCGCGCTCGGCCTGGCCGGGAGCGTGCTGCAGGCGATGACCGGCAACCCGCTCGCCGACCCTGGGCTCTTCGGCATCAACGCGGGCGCGTCCGCCGCGGTCGTCTCCGGCATCGCCTTCGCGGGTGTGGCGAGCGTCTCCGGCTACGTGTGGTTCGCGTTCGCCGGCGCGGGACTCGCGGCGCTGCTCGTCTACGGCGCGGGCTCGGCGGGCGGCGGGGTCACGCCGGACCGGATCCTGCTGGCGGGCGCGGCCGTCACCGCCGTGCTCATCGCGTACGTCTCGGCACTGCTGATGCTCAACACGGCCACGTTCAACCAGTTCCGGTTCTGGAGCGTCGGCTCGCTGGCCAATCGCCGGATGGACGTGGTCGTCGCGCTCGCGCCGTTCATCGTGGCCGGCATCGTGCTCGCGCTGTGCCTGGCGCGGCCGTTCAACGTGCTCGCGCTCGGCGACCAGCACGGGCGGGCGCTCGGCGTGCGGGTCGGCCGGACGAAGGCGCTCGGCGTCGTGGCCGTCACCGTCCTTTGTGGAGCGGCGACGGCGGCCGCCGGGCCGATCGCGTTCGTCGGACTGGCCGTGCCGCGGATCGCCAGGCTGCTGGTCGGGCCGGACCAGCGCTGGGTCTTCCCGCTGTCGGCGGTGCTCGCGCCCGCGTTGCTGCTGCTGGCGGACATCGTCGGACGGGTCTTGATCGCACCGGAGGAACTGCAGGTGGCCATCGTGACGGCGTTCCTCGGCGCGCCGGTGTTCATCGCGCTGGTGCGCCGATGA
- a CDS encoding carboxymuconolactone decarboxylase family protein has translation MTNRINFAKTAPKAFKALISFDAAARDGLDPALVELVQIRSSQLNGCAYCLHMHTSDARKAGESEERLHMVAVWRDAPSFFSEKEQAALALAEAVTKVSGGVPDDVYATAAKHFDETELGHLLALIFTINTWNRIAISTGKVPGTDERAKA, from the coding sequence ATGACGAACCGAATCAACTTCGCCAAGACCGCCCCGAAGGCCTTCAAGGCCCTGATCAGCTTTGACGCCGCCGCCCGCGACGGGCTCGACCCCGCGCTGGTCGAGCTGGTCCAGATCCGCTCGTCACAGCTCAACGGCTGCGCGTACTGCCTGCACATGCACACCTCGGACGCACGCAAGGCCGGCGAGAGCGAGGAGCGGCTGCACATGGTCGCCGTGTGGCGCGACGCGCCGAGCTTCTTCAGCGAGAAGGAGCAGGCGGCGCTGGCGCTGGCCGAGGCCGTGACCAAGGTTTCCGGTGGCGTGCCGGACGACGTCTACGCGACCGCCGCGAAGCACTTCGACGAGACCGAACTCGGCCACCTGCTCGCGCTGATCTTCACCATCAACACCTGGAACCGCATCGCCATCAGCACCGGGAAGGTCCCGGGCACCGACGAGCGCGCCAAGGCCTAA
- a CDS encoding DUF222 domain-containing protein translates to MSTTETLAEAPPQWWRWDKDALMLDYVALEQEKRRLDAKQGQILAEIESRGVREVTGYAALSQWVSKCARVKPSEASARVRRARDLNQRRDGATEIPAFAPYTAAAAAEGDLGADQIDAVLKALHALPSTLTAEEREVGEKILTDLAAVGDLNEIPVAGKRLLDQIDPDGRSCHDNRVSHGWTRIGSLTATQKGSTCDRGHT, encoded by the coding sequence ATGTCCACCACCGAGACACTTGCCGAAGCGCCGCCGCAGTGGTGGCGCTGGGACAAGGACGCGCTCATGCTGGACTACGTCGCCCTTGAACAAGAAAAGCGCCGTTTGGACGCCAAACAGGGACAGATTCTGGCGGAGATCGAATCCCGCGGTGTGCGGGAAGTAACCGGCTATGCGGCGCTCTCGCAGTGGGTGTCGAAATGCGCGCGGGTGAAACCGTCGGAGGCGTCCGCGCGGGTCAGGCGAGCCCGCGACTTGAACCAGCGTCGTGATGGTGCCACTGAGATTCCCGCGTTCGCTCCCTATACCGCGGCCGCCGCTGCCGAAGGGGATCTGGGTGCGGATCAGATCGATGCGGTGTTGAAGGCCTTGCATGCTCTGCCGTCGACACTGACCGCCGAGGAACGGGAAGTCGGGGAGAAGATCCTCACCGACCTGGCTGCCGTCGGCGATCTGAATGAGATTCCGGTGGCAGGGAAGCGGCTGCTCGACCAGATCGACCCCGACGGGCGGTCGTGTCATGACAACCGTGTAAGCCACGGATGGACCAGGATCGGGTCGCTGACCGCGACCCAGAAAGGCTCCACCTGTGACCGAGGACACACCTGA
- a CDS encoding class II aldolase/adducin family protein codes for MGQLRAEISDYARRMAADGLVVGTSGNVSARRGDLVAVTPTGVDYATLGASDIPVVSLDGTVVHGTLKPTSELPMHLALYRTAVDPDGAPITAVVHTHALHATAVSTLVDEVPAVHYAGALIGPSVKVAPYATYGSEELAESMLGALAGRRGCLLANHGTITFGSSLADAYGRTRQLEWLCQVWLTARAAGTPRLLPPEEIERVVVKLRGYGQKG; via the coding sequence ATGGGACAGCTGCGCGCTGAAATCTCCGACTACGCCCGCAGGATGGCGGCCGACGGCCTGGTGGTCGGAACCTCGGGAAACGTGTCCGCCCGCCGGGGCGACCTCGTCGCGGTGACCCCGACCGGCGTCGACTACGCGACGCTCGGCGCCTCGGACATCCCCGTCGTCTCGCTGGACGGGACGGTCGTGCACGGGACGCTGAAGCCGACGAGCGAGCTGCCGATGCATCTCGCGCTGTACCGGACGGCGGTCGATCCGGACGGCGCCCCGATCACCGCGGTCGTGCACACGCACGCGCTGCACGCGACCGCGGTGTCCACTTTGGTCGATGAGGTGCCCGCCGTGCATTACGCGGGCGCGTTGATCGGGCCGTCGGTGAAAGTCGCGCCTTATGCGACCTACGGGAGCGAAGAGCTGGCCGAATCGATGCTCGGCGCGCTGGCCGGCAGGCGTGGTTGTCTGCTCGCCAATCATGGGACGATTACGTTCGGCTCGTCGCTCGCGGACGCTTATGGACGGACCCGTCAGCTCGAATGGCTGTGCCAGGTCTGGCTCACCGCGCGGGCGGCAGGCACGCCCCGGTTGCTGCCGCCGGAAGAAATCGAGCGAGTCGTGGTGAAGCTTCGCGGTTACGGTCAAAAAGGCTGA
- a CDS encoding FecCD family ABC transporter permease → MIRRGVLVLTVLAVSVLSLVSGDYPLSIGEVFGALTGTGDAQFIVTEFRLPRLLAGLLVGAALAAGGAITQSLSANPLGSPDMIGFTEGAATGALLLIVLTDAGTGETAAGALAGGFLTAVVIYLLTYRRGVQGVRLVLVGLGVSAMLIAVNSYLITRASLRDAVAAQSWLVGGLNGIGWEHVGPVAAAVAVLLPIGLVHGRRMALMEMGDDAATGLGVPVERTRLVLIAVSVGLTAFATAVAGPIAFIALAAPQLAKRLVGALRVGASALVGALLLVTCDFLTQRLFPSTSLPVGIATGLVGGLYLLWLLIVSWRRKRA, encoded by the coding sequence ATGATCCGCCGGGGCGTGCTCGTGCTGACGGTGCTCGCGGTCAGCGTGCTCAGCCTGGTCAGCGGCGACTATCCGCTGTCGATCGGCGAGGTCTTCGGCGCGCTGACCGGAACCGGTGACGCGCAGTTCATCGTGACCGAGTTCCGGCTGCCGAGGCTGCTCGCCGGGCTGCTCGTCGGCGCGGCGCTCGCGGCGGGCGGCGCGATCACGCAGAGCCTGTCGGCGAACCCGCTGGGCAGCCCGGACATGATCGGGTTCACCGAGGGCGCCGCGACGGGCGCGCTGCTGCTCATCGTGCTGACCGACGCGGGCACGGGTGAGACGGCGGCAGGCGCGCTGGCAGGCGGTTTCCTCACGGCGGTGGTGATCTACCTGCTCACCTACCGGCGCGGGGTGCAGGGCGTCCGCCTGGTGCTGGTGGGGCTCGGGGTGTCCGCGATGCTCATCGCGGTCAACTCGTACCTGATCACCCGCGCTTCGCTGCGTGACGCCGTCGCCGCGCAGTCGTGGCTCGTCGGCGGGCTCAACGGGATCGGCTGGGAACACGTCGGCCCGGTCGCGGCCGCGGTCGCCGTGCTGCTCCCGATCGGTCTCGTGCACGGCAGGCGGATGGCGCTGATGGAGATGGGCGACGACGCCGCGACCGGGCTCGGCGTCCCCGTCGAACGCACCCGCCTGGTGCTGATCGCGGTCAGCGTCGGCCTGACCGCCTTCGCGACCGCGGTCGCCGGACCGATCGCCTTCATCGCGCTCGCCGCGCCCCAGCTGGCCAAGCGCCTGGTCGGCGCACTGCGCGTCGGCGCGTCCGCGCTCGTCGGCGCACTGCTGCTCGTGACGTGCGATTTCCTTACCCAGCGCCTGTTTCCGTCCACGAGCCTGCCGGTCGGCATCGCGACCGGACTCGTCGGCGGGCTGTATCTGCTGTGGCTGCTGATCGTCAGCTGGCGGCGCAAGCGGGCCTGA
- a CDS encoding NAD-dependent epimerase/dehydratase family protein, with translation MKVFVTGGTGAIGGHVIPTLIGAGHEVSALARSTEKAAVLTRQGAKPVSVSIFDTKALTKAFAGHDVVVNLASSIPPMTKFLYASAWKDNDRIRTLGSAAVVDAALAAGVGRVIQESVSMLYRDRGPRWVDEDAPVDDYPMTKGNLAAEASAKRFTSAGGAGIVVRLGWFYGPGAAHSEQILAQARRRVGLVMGAPGGYVSSIHMTDAGTAVAAALTAPAGIYNVVDDEPLTKREFADALARAAGKRAWVRGPGRVALVLGDRVTSLTRSLRVSNRRFRDATGWRPAYPSAREGWIATAKAV, from the coding sequence ATGAAGGTTTTCGTCACGGGCGGTACCGGCGCGATCGGCGGCCATGTCATCCCCACGCTGATCGGGGCCGGGCACGAGGTGTCCGCGCTCGCCCGCTCGACCGAAAAGGCGGCGGTGCTCACCAGGCAAGGCGCGAAACCGGTCTCGGTGTCCATCTTCGATACCAAGGCGTTGACGAAAGCGTTCGCGGGACACGACGTCGTGGTCAACCTGGCCTCGTCGATCCCGCCGATGACGAAGTTCCTCTACGCCAGCGCGTGGAAGGACAACGACCGCATCCGCACGCTCGGCTCGGCGGCCGTGGTCGACGCCGCGCTCGCCGCCGGTGTCGGCCGGGTGATCCAGGAATCGGTCAGCATGCTGTACCGCGACCGCGGCCCGCGCTGGGTCGACGAGGACGCGCCGGTCGACGATTATCCGATGACCAAAGGAAATCTGGCCGCCGAGGCCAGCGCGAAGCGGTTCACCTCGGCCGGTGGCGCCGGGATCGTGGTGCGGCTCGGCTGGTTCTACGGGCCGGGCGCCGCGCACAGCGAGCAGATCCTCGCGCAGGCGCGCCGCCGGGTCGGCCTCGTGATGGGCGCGCCCGGCGGCTACGTCTCGTCGATCCACATGACGGACGCGGGCACCGCGGTCGCCGCCGCGCTGACCGCGCCCGCCGGGATCTACAACGTCGTCGACGACGAACCGCTGACCAAACGCGAGTTCGCCGACGCGCTCGCCCGCGCCGCCGGGAAACGGGCCTGGGTACGCGGGCCAGGCCGGGTCGCGCTGGTGCTCGGCGACCGGGTCACCTCACTGACCCGGTCGCTGCGGGTGAGCAACCGGCGGTTCCGGGACGCGACCGGCTGGCGGCCCGCGTACCCGAGCGCCCGCGAAGGCTGGATCGCCACCGCTAAAGCGGTTTGA
- a CDS encoding DUF222 domain-containing protein: MAYTEIMTGPDGPEPRDPEPAERGNELQYITHRDGSHGVKVRIDSETLARLKALLDPLAKPRPATDDEGPDLRSQWERNGDAFATFVRLGMAHPDIPTQAGESVHVVVTVSLEDLKTGLGRACLDLVGDISAAEARRMACECKVIPATLGAHGEPLDLGRAQRLASPAQRRALAIRDRGCAFPGCTEPQQRCTAHHIVHWAHHGETEIHNLVLLCSRHHRLIHHSDWKVRMAYDNHPEFIPPKFIDATQTPRRNTMHTTRT; encoded by the coding sequence GTGGCTTACACGGAAATCATGACAGGGCCCGACGGGCCCGAACCCCGCGACCCCGAACCTGCCGAACGTGGGAACGAGTTGCAGTACATCACCCACCGCGACGGCAGCCACGGCGTGAAAGTCCGTATCGACTCCGAAACCCTCGCCCGACTCAAAGCCCTCCTCGACCCCTTGGCGAAACCCCGCCCAGCCACCGATGACGAAGGTCCCGATCTGCGGTCGCAGTGGGAACGCAATGGCGATGCCTTCGCGACTTTCGTTCGCCTGGGTATGGCTCACCCCGATATTCCGACTCAGGCTGGGGAGTCGGTGCATGTGGTGGTGACGGTGTCGCTGGAAGACCTCAAAACCGGCCTCGGACGGGCCTGTCTGGACCTGGTCGGCGATATCTCCGCCGCCGAGGCGCGACGGATGGCGTGTGAATGCAAAGTCATCCCCGCCACCCTCGGAGCGCACGGGGAACCGCTCGACCTCGGCCGAGCCCAACGCCTCGCCTCCCCAGCCCAACGCCGAGCCCTCGCGATCAGAGACCGAGGCTGCGCGTTCCCGGGGTGTACGGAGCCTCAGCAGCGCTGTACCGCGCATCATATTGTCCATTGGGCACACCACGGCGAAACCGAAATCCATAATCTCGTCCTGCTCTGCAGCCGGCATCACCGGCTGATCCACCACAGTGACTGGAAAGTCCGGATGGCCTACGACAACCACCCCGAATTCATCCCCCCGAAGTTCATCGACGCAACCCAGACGCCCCGCCGCAACACCATGCACACCACCCGAACCTGA
- a CDS encoding iron-containing alcohol dehydrogenase, giving the protein MARWDWQAPTEVLTGAGARRRAAVSLAGRSKRVLVVSGTDACRAGLVQRWCSSLVDAGLRTVPFPLDRAGLREVLRLTEAARFAEADTLLAIGDDQVIDVVKAAAFAATNPDFRGHNRPLRTVAVPTTIGAAGEVSPITVLSDGDRRLVMDKPALRPAMAVLDPESTATASTRSVLYGAVEALTRLLVPAMSEPPGSRMADELTVALARCVLADADTVATRLPESVRVPAIHRLAVTSAATVTNWATYGRRDEQHRLWRLATPIAAVLDVPSSAVLTTLFADWVATKDTPIGPWPGRVSEILGMLSGGSAVLDPGEWVRQRLAAWTLPDRLSYLTEGDPGACDLADLVWSDAAPGFPGASREDLAAFFETTVTPG; this is encoded by the coding sequence ATGGCTCGCTGGGATTGGCAGGCACCCACCGAAGTACTGACCGGCGCCGGCGCGAGACGCCGAGCGGCCGTCTCGTTGGCGGGCCGGTCGAAACGCGTGCTCGTCGTCTCCGGCACCGACGCCTGCCGGGCCGGGCTCGTGCAACGCTGGTGTTCGTCCCTTGTGGACGCGGGCTTGCGCACCGTCCCGTTCCCGCTCGACCGCGCCGGCCTCCGCGAGGTGCTCCGGCTCACCGAAGCCGCCCGTTTCGCCGAGGCCGACACCCTCCTCGCGATCGGCGACGACCAGGTGATCGACGTCGTCAAAGCGGCCGCCTTCGCCGCGACGAACCCGGACTTCCGCGGCCACAACCGTCCACTGCGGACGGTCGCGGTGCCGACCACGATCGGCGCGGCAGGCGAGGTCAGCCCGATCACGGTCCTCTCCGACGGCGACCGCCGCCTGGTCATGGACAAACCCGCACTCCGTCCGGCCATGGCCGTCCTCGACCCCGAGTCGACTGCCACCGCGTCAACCCGTTCAGTCCTTTATGGAGCCGTCGAAGCACTCACCCGGCTGTTGGTGCCCGCGATGAGCGAACCACCCGGCTCCCGCATGGCCGACGAGCTCACGGTGGCCCTCGCCCGCTGTGTGCTCGCCGACGCCGACACGGTCGCCACCCGCCTCCCCGAGTCCGTCCGCGTCCCCGCCATCCACCGCCTCGCCGTCACCAGCGCGGCCACGGTCACCAACTGGGCCACCTACGGCCGCCGCGACGAGCAACATCGGCTCTGGCGCCTCGCCACCCCGATCGCCGCCGTACTCGACGTCCCGTCCTCCGCTGTCCTGACCACGCTGTTCGCCGACTGGGTGGCCACAAAGGACACCCCGATCGGCCCGTGGCCCGGCCGGGTGTCCGAGATACTCGGCATGCTGAGCGGCGGCTCGGCCGTCCTGGACCCTGGCGAATGGGTACGCCAGCGCCTGGCGGCCTGGACGTTGCCGGACCGGCTGTCCTACCTCACCGAGGGCGACCCGGGCGCGTGCGACCTCGCCGACCTCGTCTGGTCGGACGCGGCCCCCGGCTTCCCCGGCGCCTCCCGCGAAGACCTCGCCGCCTTCTTTGAAACCACAGTTACCCCAGGATAA
- a CDS encoding iron-siderophore ABC transporter substrate-binding protein, with amino-acid sequence MARKMALALCALLLTAACGTPANQTTAAPGASPAEPGAFPATIEHKYGSTTVKAEPRRVVAVGLTEQDALLALGVVPVATTEWDGDYPGAIGPWAKEKLGSAALPQKLPAGEVPSYEKIAALHPDLIIAQYGGLTQEQYDKLAKMAPVVAQPKAYPDYGVGWQELTKNVGIAVGRPALAAKLVGELEAKIATIRQQHPEFAGATGLMASPWEGYFVFASADPRSRLLTSLGFKMPADLDTVMKGKFGAALSAERTDLLNVDALVWIVEGIEPGKAMLGKDALYSGLKVAKEKREVFVDSPTDFGRALSFSSILSLPFVLDKLVPQLSAAVDGNPATEVKPL; translated from the coding sequence ATGGCTCGAAAAATGGCGCTGGCGCTGTGCGCGCTGCTGCTCACCGCCGCCTGCGGCACCCCCGCGAACCAGACCACCGCCGCGCCCGGCGCGAGCCCGGCCGAGCCGGGCGCGTTCCCGGCGACCATCGAGCACAAGTACGGCAGCACCACCGTCAAGGCGGAGCCGCGCCGGGTGGTGGCCGTCGGGCTGACCGAGCAGGACGCGCTGCTCGCGCTCGGCGTGGTCCCGGTCGCCACCACCGAGTGGGACGGCGACTACCCCGGCGCCATCGGCCCGTGGGCCAAGGAGAAGCTGGGTTCGGCCGCGCTCCCGCAGAAGCTGCCCGCGGGCGAGGTCCCGTCGTACGAGAAGATCGCCGCGCTGCACCCCGACCTGATCATCGCCCAGTACGGCGGCCTGACCCAGGAGCAGTACGACAAGCTGGCCAAGATGGCGCCGGTCGTCGCGCAGCCGAAGGCGTACCCCGACTACGGGGTCGGCTGGCAGGAGCTGACGAAGAACGTCGGCATCGCCGTCGGCAGGCCGGCGCTGGCGGCCAAGCTCGTCGGCGAACTCGAGGCCAAGATCGCCACGATCCGGCAGCAGCACCCCGAATTCGCGGGCGCGACCGGGCTGATGGCGAGCCCGTGGGAGGGGTACTTCGTCTTCGCGAGCGCCGATCCGCGCTCCCGGCTGCTCACCTCGCTCGGCTTCAAGATGCCCGCCGACCTCGACACGGTCATGAAGGGCAAGTTCGGTGCGGCGCTCAGTGCCGAACGGACCGATCTGCTCAACGTCGACGCGCTCGTCTGGATCGTCGAAGGCATCGAGCCGGGCAAGGCGATGCTCGGCAAGGACGCGCTCTACAGCGGGCTCAAGGTGGCCAAGGAAAAGCGCGAGGTGTTCGTCGACAGCCCGACGGACTTCGGCCGCGCGCTGTCGTTCTCCTCGATCCTGAGCCTGCCGTTCGTGCTGGACAAGCTGGTCCCGCAGCTGAGCGCGGCCGTCGACGGCAACCCGGCGACCGAGGTCAAACCGCTTTAG